CTTACGTGCATGACACTCTGCAAGGATGTACTGCATCTCAGAGACTCTGATAATGGGACTTTTATTCAAAGTCTTTTTTCTCTCGGTCTCGTTTGCACTTGGAAACAGCTTGAGCGAATACACGTGTAGAGACTCACTACCATAGATGCCTTGAGAGTTTGGAGAGAAGGTCATCGCGTGTCCTCTGTAATCCTGTTCGAACTCATCCGAATTGTCAGACTTGTTGGTAAAAATACCTTGAGCATTGAGAGCCAACAAGAACCAGCGTCCGGGCGACTGGCGATCAGCAACCTTCTTAAAATAAGACTCGATTTTGTAGTCGTTATAGGCATTGTCATTATTTAGAGCAAAGATGATATTCCAAGGCAGACGAAGACTTTTCTTTTGCTCGGCATCGTTGGTTCCAGCAACATTGTACCACTCTTCATCCTTGTACATATCTCTTACAACTCCTGAGCCCTTGATACCTTCAGCCTTCGCATCCCAGACAGCCTTCGCGCATGCCATAGCCTTGTCATAGTTTCCCATATAGAGATACACTCTTGCAAGAAGAGCCTTGATGGCATAATGAGAAAGACGGAAGCCCCTGTTCTTCAAGAAAGATTCGGGTACTTCACCCGAGGGTACTTTATCCTCAAACCCATTCTCATTTTCATTTTCAAAACGAGCTCTCCAACTGGCATTCGATCCCATACCTAAAGCTGTAGTATCGTAAGCCAAAGTAAGCTCTGCCGCCTTTTCAAAGTCTGCTACTACATTGTCAAGGTATGCTGATATTTCGATACCTTCAGGTTGAATCTCAGGATACTTCTTGACGTAAGGAAGCTTGATACTATTGTCATTCTCGACCGGAGCCGGAGCGAAAAGTCGACAGAGATCGAAGTGCATCAATGCACGACAAGCATAAGCCTCACCGAGAATCATCGATCGCTCTATCTCCTTATACTCAAAAAGACTTGGAGATTCAAGCTCTGCTTGTTGAATGAGGTTGTTGGCATTAGCAATGGCATTATAACCGGTCTTCCAGATGGCATCTGTCATATTCAAGACTTCCTCATTCCGGAACTCAAACGACGATATTCTTTGATATACTGAGGCATTACTTTGCCCGCCAAAATCACTACGGCTCCAAGTCCAATCATATTGCTGAGAGAGACAGTCAATATAACCAAACTGCAACTCTACACCGTAGAGTTTTTCATTGGCCATCTGGCTATACACACCTGCTAACGCAGTACGGTAACCATCTCCCGTGCCGTACAATTTCTTATCTGTTGCTTCACCCTCAGGTTCGATGTCCAGCCAAGAACATGCGCTGAGACTTAGACAGAAGAGGAAGGTAAAGGTCTTTATATATAATTTCATACTCATTACTTGTTTGTTATATTCCTAATGTAAGCGTAAAGCTGTAATTCTTCGCATAAGGATAGCTTGTACCACGCTCCTGTCTGATGGTTGACCAACGAGTGATCTCATTCGCATTGAATCGAATACCGAGAGAAGTCAGGTGTAGCTTCTGTGTAACTTCCGAACCGAAATCATACCCCGCAGAGAAACCGCTGAATGCTAAATAGTTATTGTTCTGCACGTAACGAGAAGTAGGCTGGGTCTTTATCTGAAGTGCAATATCATAGAATGGCACTACATCTCCGGGCTTTTTCCATCTATCAAGAAGGACACGACGGTCAACATTACCAACTCTGATCTCCGCATGTTCGACCTTCTGTAAGAGCGTTTCATTATACTGCTGACCACCGAATTGATAAAGGAAGTTGGCATTGACATAAAATCTCTTCCAGCCGACATTGATACTAAACGCTCCTTGTGCCTTAGGACTGGTGTCGCCCACGACAAGTTGATCTACTGCATCCCAGATATAAGTGGGAGTACCGTCTCTCTTGAGGAAGAGCTCACGACCGGATGATGGATCGATACCTAAAGATCTGACAGCATAGATAGCAGTAGTAGACGCTCCCACATAGTACTGAGTCAATGGGATGAACATCAGCTTCTCGTAGTCGTTTTTGGCTTTTTCACTGCCCTTGGAGTCGATCTTCAACTTTCCGTTGTGGAAGTCTTGGATATTTTTGTTGTACTGCTCCGCTTCCTGACCAAGTGATGTCACCCTATTCTTGTTAGCAGCCATAGTTGCATTGATAGCGACGCGCCAGTCTCTATCCTGATATGGCACAGCATTGAGTCTGAACTCATACCCGGTATTGAGGATACTGCCGGCATTGGTATGATAAGTCTCAAATCCCGAAGAAGTGCGAATATTGAGTTGAGAGATCTGATCATTGGTTTCCTTACGGTAGTAGTTCGCTTCAAGCGTGAGTCTATCCTTGAAGAGACCTATAGAGATTCCCAAGTCAAGAGTATTGGTCTTTTCCCAAGTCATGCCGGGGTTACCCAAAGCGATCAAAGTGTTCGCAGGGATACCGGCATACCAATAAGGCGCGGTACGATAGGTAGATATGGCTGCATAGGGAGGGAAGTTGACATTACCGACTTGACCGTATGTTGATCTGATCCTGAGGAGAGAAACATAAGGATTATCCTTCAAGAAGTCATACTTGTGGAAGTTGACCCCCACCCCCACAGACCAGAAGGGCGCAAAACGCTTGTTTCGACCGAAACGTGAGGATCCATCGAAACGGAATGATGCATCAGCAATGTAGATGTCCTTATAAGAATAGTTCAACGCTCCAAGAAGACCGAGAAGACGAGTCTGAGCAAATGTCTGTGGAGTCTTGGTGTCGATCTGTTTAGCGGCATAGGCAGGAGAGTTGAGGTTACTCAACTGGAAGCCTGAGTAAGACACACTAAGGTTACGGTTGTTGGTCTCTTGGATGTTCGTACCGAACGTAGCATTGACGAAATGCTCGCCAAACTTCTTGTTGTAGTACAACATCGCGTTGAGGTTCCAGTTCAATGTCGAAGCAAATGAAGTACTCAAGAAACCTTTCTTTGTACTTTCTGTCTCTCCACTGTAATCAGGATCCTTGGGATCCAAGAAGCTTTCGGTATTGTGTTTCGTCTGAGTGATAGAGAACTGTCCCTTGAAGTAGAACGAGTCAGAGAAATACACGTTGACACTGGTGTTGTTGGTAAAATCCTGAAGATTCCCTCTGCCGGAATAGTTTCCCAAAAACCTCTCACTATACAGAGGATTGGGTTTGCCATTAATCTTCTTCACAAGATTGTGATTGTTGTCGTACGGAGTCCAATAAGGCTTAAACTTAGCATACGCGTCAAAAGAGCCGAACGGAGAATCTTCGTTCTTAGTTAACCCGTAAGATATCTGATTCATAATCTGCACCTTAGACCCTAATCTATAATCAAGAGTAAGGGCAGCAGCGTAGTTATCACGATAAGATCCCTTCATAGCACCATTGTGCGTATTGTAAGTCAGATCGAGACCATAACGGATGCTTTCCACACCTCCAGAAATATTCACACTGTGCGTTTGATTGAAAGCATTGCGAAGCGGCTGAGCCAACCAATCTGTACGTACACCACGACGCACCTCATTGACCAAATTGTTCCACTTGAGGTCACGAATCAACTGTTCCAAAGGGTCGCCGTCAAAAGACGTGTACTCTCCAGACAACTTTTCGATCTCAAGCATCTCCTCTGCATTGGCGAGGTTATAGTCCGAGAGATCAGGCAGCTCGATACCCCCGGTGAGGTTGTAGTTGACACGGATCTCACCAGGTTGTGGAGGCACTGTGGTCACGACAACGACACCATTGGCAGCTCTCGAACCATAAAGTGCAGTAGCAGCGGCATCCTTAAGGATCGTCATACTCTCGATACGGTTCATATCCATATCATAGATTTTCTGCACGCTCACCTCAAAACCATCAAGGATAAAGATAGGCAAGTTAGGATTATCCTTGAGACCTGTACGCTGGTTACGCCTCGCATTTTCTGCATCGATACCACGGCTGGTGCTCAAGCTACTCTCTCCACGGATGGTGAAGTCCGGAAGACGGTTAGGGTCAGAACCCCATGTGTTTGCCTCCTTAATACGGAACGATGGTTCGAACGTCTGAAGCGCGGCAATGGCATTCTTATTATTAGTCTTCAAGAGTTGATCCTTGGTCACGATCGTTGCATTACCCGTAAACGAATTTTTCTTCAACTTCTGGTACCCTGTGATGACGACCTCACTAAGCTCGTTCTTCTCCTCCTTGAGGACGATCACGAAAGGCTCTTGTCCGGTGTACTTGACCGAACGCTTCTCCATACCTATGTAAGAGACTTCGACGATGACCTCCTTGAGCCCTTGTGGTATCGCGATCGTAAATGATCCGTCGACCTTGGCAGAAGCACCTCCCTTGACACCTTTGATACGGATGGCAGCTCCTGGAAGAGGAGCCTTGGTTTCATCGAGCACCTTACCCACGAGGGCACGCCCTTTGGGTTGTTGGGGCTGCTGGCTCTCAGAGATCAACCTCTCATGAGAGGTAGAGACCTCCCTGATGAGACCTGAAGGACTACCCTCGGGATAGTCGGCCGCACGTGCTTGCAACAGCCCAATTGCAGAGACCATTGCGACGGACACAACGAAGGTGACTTGTCCTAAAACATTGTGATTTACTCTCATAGTAAGTCCGTTTTATTGATTGGTAATTATTTATTTTTCTTCTGTCGTAGCCGTATGGTAATACCATAATGTATCCGAGAGGATAAACACCAATTTCATTATTTCTCAAAAAGTGTTCGACCGATGGATCTTTTTACAGACCAACACCCGGATATTTTGCTCCGATAGAGTATCTCAATGAGTGGAGAACAAATACCCCACTCGGAGACTTTAGGTTAATTTCACAATATATTATTAAACAACTGCCGTAAATATAGACATATTTTCACTATTACAGGCTATTCAAGACCGATCATTTCACTTTACTCACATATATTTTTCGTAAGAACTAGGGTACAAGTGTCGAAATATCGAGCAGAATTGGAGAAAATACACTTTCATACGCCAAGGAGACTTCAATCCTGACATACAAGCGGCCAGAAAAAGTCGTTAAAATCGATAATGAAAGTCGTTAGACTCGATGACAAAAGTCGTTAAACTTGATGATGAAGGTCGTTAAAGACGAATTTTGTCTCAGAAAAATGCAGATTTATAAATTATTGGCTCCGTTATCAAACAACATATCAAACAGATATCATCAGAGCACAGTATCCAACAAAAAATCGAGTAATAAGCAGTCTTTCAAAACGCAAGAAAACATAAAAGATGTGTCTAAAATAAACAGAACCATCATAATATCAAAGCTGAATATATAAACAAAACAATGATAATCAAGACACTAAACAACAACAGAAACACTCCCTGCCCCTCTTTCAAATAATTCACCGAATATTATCACTTTTAGACTTTTTCACAAAGGTTATACCCTTCCTTAATCTACAATCAGTAAATTTGCAACGAAATTAAGGCTTGAACATATCGTGATGGTATGTTTTTTGAACAAAGTATTCAGACAATTAACAAGATAAGTAACTATTAGGCAAGAGCTTTATGAAAATGAAAAGCGTATTGTATTGGGTGACACTGTGCCTCATCGCAGTGTCTTGTACCAATCTTCAGGTGATCACACCTAAAGGACAAGAGGGAGAAAAAGGGGACACGGGCATGAGTTCGTACGATCTCTGGTTAACTTTATTGGACAAAGGTCAGTACCCCGACTGGAAAGGAGGAAGAGGAGAGGCTGACTTTCTGATTTTCCTTTCAGGCAAGGATGGTAAGAACGGCATGACTGCTTACGAAGAGTGGAAAAAGATGATCGCCACAAACACTGTCGAAGATCCTCACAATCCTGGAGTCATCTGGACTTCTTCAAAAAACACGGAGAGGGATTTTTTCTGGTTCCTCACCGGGGCTAAAGGAGACAAAGGCGAAAAGGGCGACACCGGAGCCAAGGGTGAAAAGGGTGATAAAGGTGATAAAGGTGATAAAGGCGATAAAGGTGATAAAGGTGACACCGGAGCCAAGGGTGATAAAGGAGATAAAGGCGAAAAGGGCGACAAAGGTGAGCCCGGCGACAATGGCAACGCAGGAAATGCGGGCAATCCCGGAGAAAAGGGAGATAAGGGTCAACCGGGACTTGATGCCTATACTATTTGGGTAAATGAAGCCAAGAAGGGGACTCTCAAAAATCCTCATCCGGATATGCCAGGATATGAAGGTGAGTTTTGGCCTGTTGACAAGACGTCTTTGGATGATTTTTGGGTCTATCTAAGAGGTCAAAATGGCAAGAACACTAAGGAAATAATCGCAGACTATAATCTTTCTTTCCATGCCACTCAGATCAAAGATGGTGGGGCTGGCTACAATGTGCATACTGGTGATGCAGTATTGCGTATTACAGACCGTGATACAAAGCCCGTACCTGCAGGTACTCCTATCATCTTTGGCACAGAATTCGGTCTCCCAATGCAAAAGCAATATACTGTGAGGGCTGATGGTACCATCACTATACCCCGTGCAGATCTTCTTCCTAATGGTACTGCTATTGATAAGCGTGTGGCTCGAGCAAAGTTGACTATCAATGGCAAGGAAGAACAGACAAATATCTTTGTATTTCCAACTCAGGTCAAGTTTAAGGATGGAGGTTGGAATATTAGAAACGATTGGGCACCAGGTCTTGTCCGTGCGACAACAGGGGCTACATACATCTTTGACCCTGCTGGTTCATTAGCGGTTGTAGAGCTCGATCACCGTATTAAGGAACTCTCTTACAATGATGTTTATAAGGAGTGGTTCGGAGCTCAAGGTGGAGATAAAAAGATCATCTTTGAAATCACAGACATCAATGGTACCGTACTCAATAGTGCTACTGATGCTCGTGTTAATGATGAATGGTATGCGCGTAGTGAAGGGGATCCTGTAGCTCGTCGTCCATTATACTTTAAAACTCCCACAGATACCCACAAGTGGGGGCATAACTTTGCTCATGATGCAGGGCGTGTTTTTAGCAATGAGTCTTACTACGTACGTACAAAGGCTGTGCCTAAGTACTTTGGCATTCCTGGAGATATTCAGAGCCCGATCGTCGAGATCCCACCAATGCCACGTGTCCCATTGCTTAAGAATATTAAACTTTCTGGAGGTAAGGCTCTAGGTGAATTTGAGGTTCTTGATCCTATGTACATGGATAAGATTTACACAGGCTATAAGGAGTCTCCGACAAACCCAAAGCTTTGGATTCCGGCTTATACTTCATTCAATAATATGGTGCTCAATATTCTGGTGACGAAGGTGAACACAGCTTATACCGGTGCGGCCAAGGTGGGAGAGTATGGTTTTGACTTCCCCATCACCTCTACAGCTCAAGACCTAGTGGGTTGTAGGGTCTATTTGTCAAGTCCATCTGGATTTACAGCTGTTACGCCAACTAGTGAAGCTATTCCTTTGAACCAACAGCCTCACTTCAGACCTGTACTTCTCGGCACTATAGAGTTGGTTGATAATGAGCCACGCATCAAGTACTCTACCGACCTTGGTATGACTGAAACACATGTGCCTCTCAAGATGTAAGTATAGAAGGCGATTGGTGTAATTTCAAAAAATAAAGAACGAATAAAGACTATGAATATAAATATAAAAAAGATGTTATGTAGTGTAGCCTTAATGGGGGCTTCTATTATTTCAGTGTCAGCTCAAGACATCACCATTGCCGAGGACACTCATAACAATAAAAGAGCTTGGGAGATAGGTCTGGGAGGATCAGTCTTTCACATGCCTCGCGTGGGGCTCAAGAGTGTGATGACTGACAGCAAAGGACATCTCATAGATATCAGCAAGAGAGACTTGGTCTTCGGAGGACAGATATATGTCGCTCGTGAGCTATCCGATCACTTTGCCTTGGATCTTCAAGGTACATTCGGTTATGCCAAAGACCCAGTACGTACAGTATTGAAAGACCATTATATAGGTCTTGGGACACTCGGGCTACAGTGGAGACTGGGAGGCTATTTTGGATCTAAGATCATTGACCCATTCGTCCGCATAGGAGCGGGATATATGTACAAGAACTTCCGCATCAACTATATGGATGTCCTTGACGGCACTTCGCTAAACAATACGACTGAATCCGGCATGGTGGACAACGACCGTACTCATCTCCTACCCATCACGGCGGGACTTGGCCTCAATATGTGGCTCAATGATCGTTTCGGTATCGGTATGCAAGCAGACTATATCCATCTACCCTACAAAGGGATCGCTGATCC
This is a stretch of genomic DNA from Porphyromonas cangingivalis. It encodes these proteins:
- a CDS encoding OmpA family protein, which gives rise to MNINIKKMLCSVALMGASIISVSAQDITIAEDTHNNKRAWEIGLGGSVFHMPRVGLKSVMTDSKGHLIDISKRDLVFGGQIYVARELSDHFALDLQGTFGYAKDPVRTVLKDHYIGLGTLGLQWRLGGYFGSKIIDPFVRIGAGYMYKNFRINYMDVLDGTSLNNTTESGMVDNDRTHLLPITAGLGLNMWLNDRFGIGMQADYIHLPYKGIADPLQGSLRLMWRIGGKSKKTFVKVPVEKIVEREVIREVEKIVSQPSTETKTMYKLFSGIYFEFASADFTTDTYRLLDEIAETLKSTPSSRLCIIGCTDAIGTAEYNKKLSERRAKAVVDALIERGVSSQMLKWRGVGSEIAHAPKAESDGVRRGDRKVIVEVIENEAYWESLK
- a CDS encoding collagen-like triple helix repeat-containing protein; amino-acid sequence: MKSVLYWVTLCLIAVSCTNLQVITPKGQEGEKGDTGMSSYDLWLTLLDKGQYPDWKGGRGEADFLIFLSGKDGKNGMTAYEEWKKMIATNTVEDPHNPGVIWTSSKNTERDFFWFLTGAKGDKGEKGDTGAKGEKGDKGDKGDKGDKGDKGDTGAKGDKGDKGEKGDKGEPGDNGNAGNAGNPGEKGDKGQPGLDAYTIWVNEAKKGTLKNPHPDMPGYEGEFWPVDKTSLDDFWVYLRGQNGKNTKEIIADYNLSFHATQIKDGGAGYNVHTGDAVLRITDRDTKPVPAGTPIIFGTEFGLPMQKQYTVRADGTITIPRADLLPNGTAIDKRVARAKLTINGKEEQTNIFVFPTQVKFKDGGWNIRNDWAPGLVRATTGATYIFDPAGSLAVVELDHRIKELSYNDVYKEWFGAQGGDKKIIFEITDINGTVLNSATDARVNDEWYARSEGDPVARRPLYFKTPTDTHKWGHNFAHDAGRVFSNESYYVRTKAVPKYFGIPGDIQSPIVEIPPMPRVPLLKNIKLSGGKALGEFEVLDPMYMDKIYTGYKESPTNPKLWIPAYTSFNNMVLNILVTKVNTAYTGAAKVGEYGFDFPITSTAQDLVGCRVYLSSPSGFTAVTPTSEAIPLNQQPHFRPVLLGTIELVDNEPRIKYSTDLGMTETHVPLKM
- a CDS encoding SusC/RagA family TonB-linked outer membrane protein — encoded protein: MRVNHNVLGQVTFVVSVAMVSAIGLLQARAADYPEGSPSGLIREVSTSHERLISESQQPQQPKGRALVGKVLDETKAPLPGAAIRIKGVKGGASAKVDGSFTIAIPQGLKEVIVEVSYIGMEKRSVKYTGQEPFVIVLKEEKNELSEVVITGYQKLKKNSFTGNATIVTKDQLLKTNNKNAIAALQTFEPSFRIKEANTWGSDPNRLPDFTIRGESSLSTSRGIDAENARRNQRTGLKDNPNLPIFILDGFEVSVQKIYDMDMNRIESMTILKDAAATALYGSRAANGVVVVTTVPPQPGEIRVNYNLTGGIELPDLSDYNLANAEEMLEIEKLSGEYTSFDGDPLEQLIRDLKWNNLVNEVRRGVRTDWLAQPLRNAFNQTHSVNISGGVESIRYGLDLTYNTHNGAMKGSYRDNYAAALTLDYRLGSKVQIMNQISYGLTKNEDSPFGSFDAYAKFKPYWTPYDNNHNLVKKINGKPNPLYSERFLGNYSGRGNLQDFTNNTSVNVYFSDSFYFKGQFSITQTKHNTESFLDPKDPDYSGETESTKKGFLSTSFASTLNWNLNAMLYYNKKFGEHFVNATFGTNIQETNNRNLSVSYSGFQLSNLNSPAYAAKQIDTKTPQTFAQTRLLGLLGALNYSYKDIYIADASFRFDGSSRFGRNKRFAPFWSVGVGVNFHKYDFLKDNPYVSLLRIRSTYGQVGNVNFPPYAAISTYRTAPYWYAGIPANTLIALGNPGMTWEKTNTLDLGISIGLFKDRLTLEANYYRKETNDQISQLNIRTSSGFETYHTNAGSILNTGYEFRLNAVPYQDRDWRVAINATMAANKNRVTSLGQEAEQYNKNIQDFHNGKLKIDSKGSEKAKNDYEKLMFIPLTQYYVGASTTAIYAVRSLGIDPSSGRELFLKRDGTPTYIWDAVDQLVVGDTSPKAQGAFSINVGWKRFYVNANFLYQFGGQQYNETLLQKVEHAEIRVGNVDRRVLLDRWKKPGDVVPFYDIALQIKTQPTSRYVQNNNYLAFSGFSAGYDFGSEVTQKLHLTSLGIRFNANEITRWSTIRQERGTSYPYAKNYSFTLTLGI
- a CDS encoding RagB/SusD family nutrient uptake outer membrane protein produces the protein MKLYIKTFTFLFCLSLSACSWLDIEPEGEATDKKLYGTGDGYRTALAGVYSQMANEKLYGVELQFGYIDCLSQQYDWTWSRSDFGGQSNASVYQRISSFEFRNEEVLNMTDAIWKTGYNAIANANNLIQQAELESPSLFEYKEIERSMILGEAYACRALMHFDLCRLFAPAPVENDNSIKLPYVKKYPEIQPEGIEISAYLDNVVADFEKAAELTLAYDTTALGMGSNASWRARFENENENGFEDKVPSGEVPESFLKNRGFRLSHYAIKALLARVYLYMGNYDKAMACAKAVWDAKAEGIKGSGVVRDMYKDEEWYNVAGTNDAEQKKSLRLPWNIIFALNNDNAYNDYKIESYFKKVADRQSPGRWFLLALNAQGIFTNKSDNSDEFEQDYRGHAMTFSPNSQGIYGSESLHVYSLKLFPSANETERKKTLNKSPIIRVSEMQYILAECHARKGEFAQAYEILNMIRENRGLRGTVLPVAGDLDTFFRDFVNDAQREWISEGQLFYLYKRLQYPCVGTQGNKRPMNKSEYMPPIPVNQNF